The genomic DNA CTGATGCCCGCCCTTTCGGCATTCTTCACCATATCCTTGGCGCTGGAGCTCCCGAAGTCTGAGCTCTCGTAGATGATCGCCATAGTCGCCGGCTTGACGACCTCTTTGAAGTAGGACATGAGCCCGTCGGAATAGTGCGCGTTGGGCGGGTTCATGCGGAAGACATACTTGTACTTCTGCTGGGTGATCTCATCGGCGGCGCTCGCCACCACCACGTACGGGGTCTTGCGCTCTTCGGCGACCGCGGCGACCGCCTTGGCGCAGGCCGACGTATATTCGCCGATGATGATGGGCTGCTTCTTCACGTCGATCAGCTTCTCGACGATCGCCCTGGCGATCTCGGGCTTTGCCGAGGAGTCCTCGAACTCCAGCGCCAGCTTCCTGCCTCTGACGCCGCCCTTTGCGTTGATCTCCTCGGCAGCCATTTCGTACGACCGCTTCATCATCTCACCGAACTTCGCCTGTCCGCCGGTGAGGGGAAGGGGAATTGCCAGCCGCAGCGGCTCCGCAGCGAAGACCTCTGCTGCAAAGAGCACCGCCATAACCATCACGAGCACCGATAAGTGTCTTAAACGCTCCATCCTCTCCTCCTCTTCACAAAGTGTTTATCCCTGCTCGCCTGCCCGCCGTCCTATCCCAGCTTCTTCTTTACGGCAAGCCTCTTCAGCTTCGCTATATGCCCGGTGATGTCGATCTCTTTCGGGCAGACCTCGACACAATTGAATACGGAATGGCACCGCCACAGGCCATGCAGCCGCGTGACGCTCTCGAGCCGTTCGTCCACCGCCCTGTCCCTCGTATCGAAAATGAACCGGTACGCCTTCAGGAGCGCCGAGGGGCCGAGATACTCCTTGTCGGCCCAGAAGCTCGGGCAGGAGGAGGTGCAGGAGCCGCACATGATGCACGTGATAGACTGGAGGATCTTCTGCTGGTCCTCGGGGCTCTGCAGCCGCTCGCGCTCGGGCGGCGTCTCCTTATTGATGAGATACGGCGCCACCTCCTGGTTCTTTGCGAAGAAGGGCTCCATATCGACAACGAGGTCCTTGATGACCGGAAGCGCCGGAAGGGGCTCGAGCACGATGGTCGAGTCTCCCGCGAGAGGAACGTCCTTGATGAGCGTCTGGCAGGCGAGGCCGTTCCTGCCGTTGATCTTCATGGCGCAGGAGCCGCAGACGCCGTGGGCGCAGGAGCGGCGGAAGGTCAGGCTGCCGTCCGATTCATCCTTTATTGTGATCAATCCATCAAGCACCCGCTGCGCGGGATCCATCTCGAGGCGGAATTCGTCCCACCGCGGCGCAGTGTCCTTTTCCGGATCGAACCTTCTTATTCTGAAGATATACTGTTCCGTCACATCAGACTCCACGCACCAAGTCCCAAACTCCAAACTCCAAACAAAATCCAAATTCCAAATCTTAAATTCCAGCAAAGACACTTCTTCTTTGTGTTTGGAGTTTTGCGTTTGTTCGGAATTTGGAGTTTGGAGTTTGGAATTTGCCTCATCAGTACTTCCTCTCGACCGGCTGGAACCGGGTTACGGTCACGGGCTTGAACCTGAAGTCGATGCCCCGTTCAGTCTTGAAGGCAAAGGTATGCTTGAGCCAGGCGTTGTCATCCCGTCCGGGATAGTCCTCGCGGGAGTGCGCGCCCCTGCTCTCTTCCCGCTGCAGGGCCGAGCCGGCGATCGCCTCTCCCAGGTTGATGAGGTGCCCGAGCTCGATCGCTTCGAGCAGCTCGGTGTTGAAGGTCTTGCCCTTATCCTTGATGCCCAGCCTTCCGGCCCGCTCTCTATACGGCCGGAGCTCCTGTATGAGATCGGCAAGGTCGGCCTCATTCCTGTAGACCGAGCACTTGTCCATCATCAAGGCCTGGAATGCGCTCCTCACCGCTCCTGCCTGCTCGCCATTCTTCCTGTTCAGGAGCGCATCGATGCCGTCTTTTACCGTATCGACCTCGCCTGCGGCGATTGTTCCCTTGTCTGCCTGTTTGATAAAGCTGCCGATCGCCATTCCCGCCCGCCGCCCGAACACCACGGTATCGAGCAGGGAGTTGCAGCCGAGCCTGTTGGCGCCGTGCACCGAGACGCAGGCGCATTCACCGGCAGCGTAGAGACCTTCCACCACTGCGCCTTTTTCGTCCTTGAGCACCCTGCCGTCCACGTCGGTCGGGACGCCGCCCATGGCATAGTGCGCTGTCGGGAGCACGGGGATCGGTTTTTCGCCCGGATCGATGCCCATATAGATCTTGCAGAAGGTCGAGATCTCGGGCAGCCGCTCTTCGATGATCTTTCTGTCCACATGCCTGAGGTCGAGATGGACGTAGTCCCTGCCGCCGATCCCCCTGCCCTCGCGGATCTCGGTCATGATCGCCCGCGAGACCATATCGCGGGGAGCGAGGTCCTTGATCGTCGGCGCATAGCGCTCCATGAACCGTTCGCCCTTGTCATTGAGCAGGATGCCGCCCTCGCCCCGCGCCCCCTCGGTGATCAGTATGCCGAGGCCGTACAGTCCCGTCGGATGGAACTGGAAGAACTCCATATCCTCGAGCGGGATTCCTCTGTTGAAGAGGATGCTCAGACAATCGCCGGTGCTCGCGATGGCATTGGAGGTGGTCTTGAAAATCCTCCCGTAGCCGCCTGAAGCGACGAGGGTCGCCCTGGCAATAAAGACATGAAGCTCGCCGGTCTTGAGATGGAGGGCTATCGCCCCCGAGCACCGTCCGTTTTCGATGACGATATCGAGGACCTGGAATTCGGGGAAGAAGGTGACGCCCTGCAATTCGCTCTGCTCATAGAGCGCGAAGAGGATGGCATGGCCCGTCCTGTCGGCAGAGTAGCATGCCCTGCGCACCGGGGCAGCGCCGAACTCCCTGGTGTGGCCGCCGAACCGCCGCTGGGCGATCTTGCCTTCAGGCGTCCGGGAAAAGGGGACGCCGAGATGCTCGAGCTCGACGATGGTACGGATAGCGTCCTCGCACATGACCTGAATGACATCCTGGTCGCCGAGAAAGTCGCTGCCCTTGGTGGTATCGTAGAAATGCCATTCAGGGGAGTCGGGCTCCTCGTTGCCGAGGGCTGCGCCGATGCCTCCCTGGGCTGCGCCTGAATGGGAACGGGTAGGGTATAATTTGGTTATGACCGCCACCGAGCCGTGCCGGGAGGCCTCGATGGCTGCCCTCAGACCGGCGAGTCCTGCACCTATGACGAGCGTGTCAAAATCGTGGGTCATAACCCCTCTTCTGCGTTCCCCCCGCCATACAAAAGCGTAAGCAGGTACATAATTACACATTTCAACCGAAAAAATCCATATTGACTAACCGGGAGAGGGAAAACTATAATGCCTGAAACTGTTTGTAATCATTTGTTAATTATATAACCGATTGAATTAGGTCGTTTATTGGCAGCAAAATGGCAATAAGCTTCGCAAAGGGGGTCCCCATGCCACATGTCCCGAGTCCGAGTTACAGCCTTACCATAAGAGCGGAGATAGAAAACCGTATCGGCATGTTCGCGCAGATCGCCACCACCATAGGCAATGCAGGAGGAGACCTCGGCTCTATCGATATCGTAAGGGTGGAGAAAGGCAAGATCGTCAGGGACATCACGGTCAATGCCCGCGACGAGGAGCACGAGAAGAAGATCGTACGCGCAATCAGGAATATCGACGGGGTGAAGGTCCTCCGCGTCATGGACCGCACCTTCACCGCCCACGAAGGGGGCAAGATCGAGGTGCGCGCCAGGATCCCGGTGCGGGACAGGAACGACCTCTCGAAAGTCTACACCCCGGGCGTTGCTCGGGTCTGCAGGGACATCCACGAAAACCCCGAGCACGTCTATCGCTATACGATAAAAGGAAACTCGGTCGCCGTCATCACCGACGGCACCGCAGTGCTCGGCCTCGGCGACATCGGTCCTGAGGCGGCAATGCCGGTGATGGAAGGCAAGGCGATGATCTTCAAGGAGTTCGCCGGCATCGACGCCTTCCCTATCGCCCTCAAGACGAAGGACACCGAGGAGATCATCTCGATCGTCAAGAACATCTCGACGCCCTTCGGCGGGGTCAACCTCGAAGACATCTCCGCGCCCCGCTGCTTCGAGATCGAGACACGGCTCAGGAAGCTCTGCGATATCCCGATCATCCACGACGACCAGCACGGCACCGCTGTCGTCGTTCTCGCTGCGCTCATCAATGTTGCGAGATTGATAAAGAGGGACATAAAAAAATTCAGGATCGTCATCTCCGGCGCCGGCGCAGCGGGCATGGCGAACGCCCTGATGCTTGCGAAATACGGAATCAGGGATATCGTCGTCTGCGACCGAGCGGGCGCTCTTTACGAAGGAAGGAAGGCGGACATGAATCCGTATAAGAAGGCCCTCGCGAAGATGACGAACCCGAGAAAGCTCAAAGGCAGCGTTGCCGATGCCCTGAAGGGCGCGGATGTCTTCCTCGGCCTCTCGGTCCCCAACGTCATTGCTCCCGACGACATACGGAAAATGGCGAAGGAGCCGATCGTCTTCGCCCTCGCCAACCCCGAGCCCGAGGTATCTCCCGAGGAAGCGCTGCCCCTCGTGCGGGTGCTCGCAACAGGCCGCTCCGACTATCCGAACCAGATAAACAATATGCTCAGCTACCCGGGCATCTTCAGGGGCCTGCTCGATGTGAAGGCGAAAGGCGTGAACGAAGAAATCAAGTTCGCCGCAGCCCAGGCGATCGCCCACATGGTGAAGGACGACGAGCTGCACGAGGACTACATCATCCCGAGCATCTTCGACCGCAAGGTAATCCCCGCCGTCGCCCATGCCGTTGCCGAGACGGCAAAGAGGACAGGCCTGGCGCGGCATTAAACCTTACTCCATAGAAAATCAAACGCCCGGAAGAGACGATGCTCTTTCGGGCGTTTCGATTGACGCGTTCACCCTGCTGTTTCTCGGGAGTAGGTTTAAAGAGTTTTACGACTTGCCGGTAGAACTTCGCACCATGGAGGGTATTGTCATTCCCTTCACTCTTCCTTCTTTAAAAGGCGCAAGGTTTCTTCATAGATGCGCTCTCGCGGGCCGCATCAAGCCACCCACGGCTGGCGCCCGGCGCTGCTATCGGGGAGGACGGGAGGGACGCATTGCCGGCTGATTTCGAGGGGATTGATGCCATATCACCAACGGAGGCGCCGCACGTATATCTTGGTCAGCACCCCGACAGCGTCCCCCCTTATAGTTACGACGCCCTCCTGCTCTGCAAGGCATCGTTCACCGCGCTCCTGACCTCCTCTATACGGAAAGGTTTCCCGATGAATCTGAACACGTTATACCCCGATGCTTTCTCGAGAATATCGCGGCGCACATGCGATGAAATGACGATTACCGGGATGTCCAGTCCTTCCTCCCGTACTCTCCTTAAGAGCTCCAGGCCCTCGGCATCGGGGAGGCTCCAATCGGTAATGATCACGTCGTACGTGTGGTTCGCAACCTTGTGCAGCGCCTCGTGCATCGCAAACGCCGTGCACACGGCATGCTGCTCACTGCGCTCGAAAGCCCGCTTCAAAGCAACGCACACCAGCTCCTCATCATCAACAACCAGAAGTTTTACCGTATCGCCGTCCACAACGCGCTCATCCTGATCCTTATGCGTATAGCCATCTCAAGCTGAGACATGATACGCATTTGCTCGCTCCTGATGCAAGGGCTCTCCCCTCTCTTATCGGGGAAAATCACGATTTGGTGAGAGGCGTCACATAGTCCACCGTACTGCCCGCCTTTTCCCGCCTCCCCCTCTTCAGAAATCTTCCCAGCGTCTCCCATGCCGCCGGGTTCGCGCAATGAAGAGGGTCGCCGGTGAAGATACCGACCCCCGGATACTCCGAGTAGTAGTTCCAGAAGGTCCAGTGCAGGCCCTCGCGCTCCATGATTTCCAAAAAATCGGTGAGGTAGTTGACAATACTCTCGAGTGAAGGGTTGGCATGGGCGGTGAATTCTCCCACAAAGAGCGGCGCCTTATGCCGGGTCTTGAAGTCGAGGGCATAGGCGAGCTGCCGCTCTATCTCTTGCCGGTCGATACGGGCGACCACCTCCCGCTCATGCCACGCCAGAACGATTCGCATATCGTCGTCGGCCCCTTCGGCGCGATACCACGCCGCAAGCTCGTAGGAGCCGCGCTTCACCGGCATAGGGCTGCTCCGGGCAGCGGCGCTGCCTGCGCACCGGTAAAAGGAGAGCGCATATGCGCCCGTGCGGGCCGGTCCGCGCTCCACAGAAATGCAGGAGCCCTGCAGGGTCCAGTGAAAGCCGGGGTAGTCTATCTCGAACGAACCGTTCGCCACCAGGGGCGCAGGCAGCTCTGCAGGCACGCCGTTGACGAGGAGCTCCACGTCATCGACCAGGACCGTTCCGCTGCCGCCCGGGGACTCGATGCTCACCACAACGATGTCCGCTCCTTCGGGGGGCGTGGCCGTGAGGCGGAGCTGCCGCCACTCGCCGCGTTCCCTCTCGCTCCTGCCGGGAGGGAGCGGTGAGGAGCGGGCCTCGCCTATTTTCTTCCCTGCACTGACCATCTCGCCGGGGTAGCGGGAGACGGGCCGGTCGGTGGTGGTGATATAGAAAGCGAAACGGGGCGGATAGAAGAAGTGGATGCTATAGAGGATATTCGGGTCGTCGAGACCGACAAGCTCCTTGCGCCACCCCTCGAGTATGGCCTCTTCGACGATGAGCATATGTCTTTTGTCGAGCCTGCGGATGCGCTCGGCAGCCGTACCGATAATGCGCCGGTAGTCCTCGGCAGAGGGAGGTGTACCCTCGTTCAGGAGATCGTAGCCCGCGACGACAGTCCGCCCGGCATACCTCCGCGCGATCTCCTCCCAGAGGGCGTAGAAGCGCTCCTGATATGCCTCCGAGCTCCAAAAGGAGGCCCTCCCTTCCCGGTGAACGACGAAGTCATGGGTATTCTGCATGCCCGGCGCAAGATGCATATCGAGAATCGCATAAAGCCCGTGGCGTTCACACCAGCCGAGGACCCTGTCGAGGAGCGCGAAGCTGCGCGCGTCGTAGCTGAAAGGCGCCGGCTCGAACTGCCGGTAGTCGAGGACGAGGCGGAGGCAGTTCGCTCCTGCCGCCGCCATCTTCCTTATATCGTTTTCACCGAGAACGCTCCAGGAGGGGGCGAAGTGCTTCAGCTCCACGTTGAAACCGCGCAGCATCACCGCCGCCCCACCGGCATCGACCACCCGTCCGCCCTCGATGCGCAGAAACCCTCCAGCCGCTTGCGCTAGCCCGGGGGCTGGAGGAAAGAGGAGCAGAACGATGCAGAGAAGTATGGAAATGAGGGACACATCCCCCATTTCCTGACGTGGCGCATTGATGGCACGATTAGAAAATGTTCCCATGTGCTCATAAATCCCTTTGCCGCCTTTCGTATGACGGGCAATATGGCCCAGTTGGCCCGTATATGGCCCCTTTCCCTTTGACCCCTTTATGGCCCTTCGTATCGAGTTTGTCGGGTTTATGTCGGGTTTACCCATTGCCATTTTCATGTCGGGTTTATGTCCAGTTTAAGGATTTCCTGAACTCAGGTCCCCTTCTTATACTTTCTCGATTTCCTCTTAGTAGGTTTTGCCCCATCTACTTTTTTCAATGGTATATTTGGCGCGTTTATGGCACGATTGGCAGTTGAATCCCCTGTTGTCTGATGAGCCCTTTGAGCCCTTTGTGAGCCCTTTTCATTCGGGATAGTTGATGAGCCCTTTGAGCCCTTTATGAGCCCTTTACGAGAGATGATGTAGTACGTACCCTTGCCGGTAGTTCCAATTTTACTCAACACGCCTTTCCTGACCATGTCTTCCAAATCCCTCGATGCGGTCGGTTTCGAGACGTCAAAGGCTTTTTGATAATCAAGGTTGCTCAGACGGCCGCTCGTCTTGGCAAGAATTACTGCGTGTTTTTGCCTAACATTAAGTCCAAGCGATTCGATAACCTTATCGGTCAGCCAGTCGCGCCAGACTGTGCTGGTAAACTCTCCGCCTCGCTGCACGAAATCAGGCTCAGCCAGTGCATGGGCAAGGCTCTCCCGGATCATCATAAGAGTGCCGGTGCCGTATTTCTCGATATAGCGGGCGAGAAAGAGAGCCTCGCAGATACGGGGATTTCGGGCTATGGAGCCGTGGGGCTGCCGAAGACTTTCCGGGGTGAGCGGCGGCGTCAGCGTACCGGGGTTCCATACTTCCACGCGGTCGGCAAAGACGGAAACCTGTACTGCTCCAGCCGAGACATAGTCGCGGTGAGCAATGGCGTTGACGATGGCCTCGCGGATCACATCGTGTGGTATTTCATAACGGACAGGGGCCTGAGTACTTTCAGCCCGCGTACCAACACTGCGATTGAGCTTCGACATGACAAAGTCCACTGCCATATCCACTTGCTCAAAGAGCGCGCCCTTGAAGATACGATAAAACGGTACGGGCCGCTGAATCTCAGTACCGTGGAAGTGCATACAGCGTACCTCAGAGGGCGGAAGAAAGCGCTGGGGGTCCCGGCCAAAAAGGAGTATGGCGGCGTTGGTCGGCTGATCACCACAGAGAAGATGCAGGTGCGCAAGCACTTCAGCCACGGGCGTCTTGACCGGCAGCGGAAACTGGCGCTCAAGCCTGGCCAGGCGCACAAACTCCTCAACAGCATGAGCGTCCACATCGCTGAGGGCAGCATCCTGACACGGTCTATCTTCGAAGTGTCGGGCCTGAATGATGCCGCACACCTCAAGATAATCCACAAGGCTTGAATAGAGAGCCGTAGTCAATTCGGTAATACCGGCAGATGAGCTGTTTGCCGGCTTTTGCGATCAGCACGCGCATCTTTGGATGACGATCCGCATCATGCGCGCCCTTAACGAAAACAAGCCGAACCTTGCCCTGAGCAGAAGCAAGGTCAAATTCGCGCTCTGTAGGAGAAATACCCTCGGCATCCTCTGATCCATACTCGTTTCCGAAAAGGCCGACGTACACATCGCAGTGTTCGACTTCCTCAAGGTACACGTCGTCTGCCTTCCGATCACTGGCGGGGAGGTCTTCAAACAGGAACACATCGAAATAGCGCCTGAGCAGAGCGTCGCCTTGAACAAACTCCTTCAAGGCCCGCCTTTCCTGCTGCATTTCCTTCTGAACGCTGCTTATGAAAATATTCTTATGACTGGCAGTCTGCTTCTTCATTGGTCCCTTTTCCCGTACAGCGCTTTATCCTCTTTCACCTGCATCGGCTGTTTCATGGCATTTATGGAGAGTGCGCCGATGAGCATTTGACCTTCTTTATTCAGATAACTCTCTGTCATTGAGTTTACCCATTTATATTTGAATATCATACAAGATTACCTGAGATAAATCATATTCCGTTGAGCGAATCACTAAGAAACAGCTCCAAAAAGTTCCTTGGCTGATCGCTCTCAAATTTCAGGAGTCTTACTGCAGTAAAATCGTAGTAGAACGTAGCGAAAAGGGCAGAAAATACGGGGAAAAGCAGCAAAGGCCGGAATGATAAAATCTGCCGTTATTCTCCTCACGATGAACAGCGGTGCGACGCTCTAGCGCTGCGGCGCTGCTCCCCGCTTCTGCGCCTTACTGGAGTTTTTTGAGATTCTTGAGCTGGGCCTTTGCAGTGCCGAGGGCATTCTTCACTTCGGCGTTGCCGGGGTCGAAGGCGAGGACCTTTTCCCATACGGCGATCGCTGCGTCGAGCTTGCCCTCGCGGTACTTCACCAGTCCGTTCTTGGTGAGGATCCGTGCACAGGTCCTGATCCTGCCCTTCAGGTAGTCCATGCCGAAAGAAAGCTCTCCCGCAAAACCGGCGGTATGAAAGTCGCCCTTCAGGAGCGCCGCATAGAGCGCGCCTGCCGCCTGATAGCGCTGGGTGGCGAAGACAGCATCCGCCTCTTTCCGCGTCTGCTCGACGGCCCTGATATAAGCGCTCCGCAGGGGAGCGTTTTCGGGGTGCTCCTTATAGGCGCCGTGGAGCAGCTCCAGGGCCTTCTGGTGGTTGGCGGAGGAGATCGAGCGCTGGGCAAGCGCAACGGTCTTCTGCACATCAGGCGGGTCGTCTGCAGCCGGCCCCTTGCGCATGGCGGAGCAGGAGAGCATCGACAGCGATACTGCCACGCCGAGCACGGCAGCAGCCCGGGACCGACGCCTAGTCATACAGCCCCCTGACAGCCAAGGGCTGCTCGAAGGGCGCCTCTATGGCATCAATTACACGCAGAAAGATCCTGACGAGCTCGGGATCGAACTGCTTGCCTGCCTGGAGGGCGATCTCCTCGACGGCATACTCCTTCGAGAAGCGGTTCCGGTAGGGCCTGGTGGAGGTCATGGCATCGAAGGCGTCGGCGACGGCTATGAGCGCGGCGGAACGGGGAATCTCCTTTCCTCTGAGCCGGTCGGGATATCCCGAGCCGCTGTACCACTCGTGATGGTGCCTGACCGCGGGTATATACTTGTGAAGCGACGGCGCCCTGCTCAGGATATCGACCCCGTCCTCGGGATGGCGCAGCATCTCGCGGTACTCTTCTTCACTGTGCTCGCCCTTCTTGAGGAGGATATCGTCGGGAGTTTTCAGCTTTCCGATATCGTGGAGGAGCGCGGCGATCTCGAGGTCTTCGAGCTCCTCCTGCTGCAGCCCGAGAGCGGCCCCCATCTTCACGGCGAGCCTCGCGACCCGCGTCGAATGCCCGTGCGTATAGGGATCGCGGGCATCGATCGCCGCTGCGAGCACCTTTATGGTCGACACGTACGCTTCTTCGAGGTCCTCCGCATACGCGCCGAGCCGCGCCTTCTGCTCGGTAATGAGCGCCGCCATCTCGTTGAAATTCTCGGTGAGCCTGCCGAGCTCATCCTGTGAGTACACCCTGAGCGGTTTTGCCCCTGCGCCCGTTTTAAGCTCCTCTACGCCGGAGGCGAGCTCCTTGATAGGCCGGGTAATGAACGACGAAAGAAAGAAGATGCCGATCACGCCGAGCAGCAGCGCCGCAGCCAGGCCCGCCGCAATCTTTTGATGCACATCCGCCCGCGTCTGGCGAAGGGCGGACTTATCGATACAGGTGACAACGGCGCCGATCTGCTTCCCGTTGAAGGCAACGGGGGTGACGACATCGAGGAGACTTTCGGACGAGCCGCTCACCCCGTAGACCAGCGTCCCGTCCCCCTCTCTCCTCATAACCGGCCCGCGGTTCGGCGCTGTGTAAACCTGTCCCCGCTTCTCGAGGGAGCTGTGGGC from Nitrospirota bacterium includes the following:
- a CDS encoding response regulator — encoded protein: MDGDTVKLLVVDDEELVCVALKRAFERSEQHAVCTAFAMHEALHKVANHTYDVIITDWSLPDAEGLELLRRVREEGLDIPVIVISSHVRRDILEKASGYNVFRFIGKPFRIEEVRSAVNDALQSRRAS
- a CDS encoding succinate dehydrogenase iron-sulfur subunit — encoded protein: MTEQYIFRIRRFDPEKDTAPRWDEFRLEMDPAQRVLDGLITIKDESDGSLTFRRSCAHGVCGSCAMKINGRNGLACQTLIKDVPLAGDSTIVLEPLPALPVIKDLVVDMEPFFAKNQEVAPYLINKETPPERERLQSPEDQQKILQSITCIMCGSCTSSCPSFWADKEYLGPSALLKAYRFIFDTRDRAVDERLESVTRLHGLWRCHSVFNCVEVCPKEIDITGHIAKLKRLAVKKKLG
- a CDS encoding DUF4062 domain-containing protein; translated protein: MKKQTASHKNIFISSVQKEMQQERRALKEFVQGDALLRRYFDVFLFEDLPASDRKADDVYLEEVEHCDVYVGLFGNEYGSEDAEGISPTEREFDLASAQGKVRLVFVKGAHDADRHPKMRVLIAKAGKQLICRYYRIDYGSLFKPCGLS
- a CDS encoding HD domain-containing phosphohydrolase, with protein sequence MVAGNIRFKFSLLIVTLLALTTLVFSFITVQRMNRHIENELLKRAVSLNRSTAALAAYSMLSRDLLGVDHIVSRVKMTNPDIAYVAVVGRDQRIVAHSSLEKRGQVYTAPNRGPVMRREGDGTLVYGVSGSSESLLDVVTPVAFNGKQIGAVVTCIDKSALRQTRADVHQKIAAGLAAALLLGVIGIFFLSSFITRPIKELASGVEELKTGAGAKPLRVYSQDELGRLTENFNEMAALITEQKARLGAYAEDLEEAYVSTIKVLAAAIDARDPYTHGHSTRVARLAVKMGAALGLQQEELEDLEIAALLHDIGKLKTPDDILLKKGEHSEEEYREMLRHPEDGVDILSRAPSLHKYIPAVRHHHEWYSGSGYPDRLRGKEIPRSAALIAVADAFDAMTSTRPYRNRFSKEYAVEEIALQAGKQFDPELVRIFLRVIDAIEAPFEQPLAVRGLYD
- the sdhA gene encoding succinate dehydrogenase flavoprotein subunit, with translation MTHDFDTLVIGAGLAGLRAAIEASRHGSVAVITKLYPTRSHSGAAQGGIGAALGNEEPDSPEWHFYDTTKGSDFLGDQDVIQVMCEDAIRTIVELEHLGVPFSRTPEGKIAQRRFGGHTREFGAAPVRRACYSADRTGHAILFALYEQSELQGVTFFPEFQVLDIVIENGRCSGAIALHLKTGELHVFIARATLVASGGYGRIFKTTSNAIASTGDCLSILFNRGIPLEDMEFFQFHPTGLYGLGILITEGARGEGGILLNDKGERFMERYAPTIKDLAPRDMVSRAIMTEIREGRGIGGRDYVHLDLRHVDRKIIEERLPEISTFCKIYMGIDPGEKPIPVLPTAHYAMGGVPTDVDGRVLKDEKGAVVEGLYAAGECACVSVHGANRLGCNSLLDTVVFGRRAGMAIGSFIKQADKGTIAAGEVDTVKDGIDALLNRKNGEQAGAVRSAFQALMMDKCSVYRNEADLADLIQELRPYRERAGRLGIKDKGKTFNTELLEAIELGHLINLGEAIAGSALQREESRGAHSREDYPGRDDNAWLKHTFAFKTERGIDFRFKPVTVTRFQPVERKY
- a CDS encoding cellulase family glycosylhydrolase — its product is MVDAGGAAVMLRGFNVELKHFAPSWSVLGENDIRKMAAAGANCLRLVLDYRQFEPAPFSYDARSFALLDRVLGWCERHGLYAILDMHLAPGMQNTHDFVVHREGRASFWSSEAYQERFYALWEEIARRYAGRTVVAGYDLLNEGTPPSAEDYRRIIGTAAERIRRLDKRHMLIVEEAILEGWRKELVGLDDPNILYSIHFFYPPRFAFYITTTDRPVSRYPGEMVSAGKKIGEARSSPLPPGRSERERGEWRQLRLTATPPEGADIVVVSIESPGGSGTVLVDDVELLVNGVPAELPAPLVANGSFEIDYPGFHWTLQGSCISVERGPARTGAYALSFYRCAGSAAARSSPMPVKRGSYELAAWYRAEGADDDMRIVLAWHEREVVARIDRQEIERQLAYALDFKTRHKAPLFVGEFTAHANPSLESIVNYLTDFLEIMEREGLHWTFWNYYSEYPGVGIFTGDPLHCANPAAWETLGRFLKRGRREKAGSTVDYVTPLTKS
- a CDS encoding ATP-binding protein, which produces MDAHAVEEFVRLARLERQFPLPVKTPVAEVLAHLHLLCGDQPTNAAILLFGRDPQRFLPPSEVRCMHFHGTEIQRPVPFYRIFKGALFEQVDMAVDFVMSKLNRSVGTRAESTQAPVRYEIPHDVIREAIVNAIAHRDYVSAGAVQVSVFADRVEVWNPGTLTPPLTPESLRQPHGSIARNPRICEALFLARYIEKYGTGTLMMIRESLAHALAEPDFVQRGGEFTSTVWRDWLTDKVIESLGLNVRQKHAVILAKTSGRLSNLDYQKAFDVSKPTASRDLEDMVRKGVLSKIGTTGKGTYYIISRKGLIKGSKGSSTIPNEKGSQRAQRAHQTTGDSTANRAINAPNIPLKKVDGAKPTKRKSRKYKKGT
- a CDS encoding NAD-dependent malic enzyme → MPHVPSPSYSLTIRAEIENRIGMFAQIATTIGNAGGDLGSIDIVRVEKGKIVRDITVNARDEEHEKKIVRAIRNIDGVKVLRVMDRTFTAHEGGKIEVRARIPVRDRNDLSKVYTPGVARVCRDIHENPEHVYRYTIKGNSVAVITDGTAVLGLGDIGPEAAMPVMEGKAMIFKEFAGIDAFPIALKTKDTEEIISIVKNISTPFGGVNLEDISAPRCFEIETRLRKLCDIPIIHDDQHGTAVVVLAALINVARLIKRDIKKFRIVISGAGAAGMANALMLAKYGIRDIVVCDRAGALYEGRKADMNPYKKALAKMTNPRKLKGSVADALKGADVFLGLSVPNVIAPDDIRKMAKEPIVFALANPEPEVSPEEALPLVRVLATGRSDYPNQINNMLSYPGIFRGLLDVKAKGVNEEIKFAAAQAIAHMVKDDELHEDYIIPSIFDRKVIPAVAHAVAETAKRTGLARH
- a CDS encoding tetratricopeptide repeat protein; the protein is MTRRRSRAAAVLGVAVSLSMLSCSAMRKGPAADDPPDVQKTVALAQRSISSANHQKALELLHGAYKEHPENAPLRSAYIRAVEQTRKEADAVFATQRYQAAGALYAALLKGDFHTAGFAGELSFGMDYLKGRIRTCARILTKNGLVKYREGKLDAAIAVWEKVLAFDPGNAEVKNALGTAKAQLKNLKKLQ